CTTACTATAATAACCTCCATAATCCCTAACACTTCCTCcaatgaaaaagtgttctggtctgaatcaggagagaaatctgcacagatcaagcagcgtttaaacagctctgaactaatctgtgagagacaacagcagatgcaccttttcactggaggaagtgttattatggattatagactctatgtgtttgagttaaaaacattttaatgctggatgtgtttcatcttttgtcttctccagatgttaactgatggactggagtgctgtggattattctgatgtttttatcagctgtttggactctaatctgacggcacccattcactgcagagcatccgttgatgagacactgatgcaatgctacatttctccaaacctgatgaagaaacaaactcatcctgatctttttattttttgcttttctacAAAAACACATATCTGTGGAGAAACTAAACTGTGTGATTTATGATTCAAATATAAATGTCcaatttaagatttatttgtaCAGAGCACAGGTaagttaacatgaacaatgaaaacTATGTCTAAAGCATTAGTTAATCTTAGTTAATATTGATAAACAGACATTAATTAAGAATGAACAGTTTAAACAAAGATATtgtaatttgatttaataaaagaGGTTTGGAGTGATTACAGAAAGAGCGGTTATCATCATCTATCATGAGCAGAtgttataaataatatgaaaacttCACTAAAAATGCAAAGTCATGCGATCAGAGGTCAAGCGTCTGTGAACATCAGGAATCATTCAGAAAGCTCTGGGAAATCTGTTTATCCTCCAGCAGCATGACGTTCCTCGGGAAGCTTCGGTTACGAGCCGCAGTCACGCAGCAGAGATGTGATCTTCTGCAGGTTGTGTTCGACCGCGCCGCTCAGAAACTCCACCCAGGAAACATCAGCCTCCACACACACATGACTGGACCTGATTGAGACACCATCACCTTCACAACACTCATAATACATCAGcgtattattctgatttctgaagatcatgtgacactgaagactggaggaatgatgctaaaaatacagatttgatcacaggaagaaatcacattttaaagtatattaaatgtaaaaaagtaaaaaaaaaaattatattgtaataatattccaaaatttgtactgtatttctgatcaaataaatgcagctttttcaTGAGCAGAAAAccatatatatgtattttgaaaCATTGTAACTGTACGGTTAGACCAGTGGTTCAGTCTCACCTGGTGATCTCCAGCACTTTCTTCAGCACACACACCAGcttacacacctacacacacacatacacattacaGACTATTACAGACTCATGGAGCTGCATACACCATATTCTCTCAACATCATAAACAACCAACAGCGGGAAAGGAAGagaatgatgattattattaataaagtatcAAGAGCAACAGTCAACAGAATGATTCTAAATCTTATCCTCTAATGAGGtctgtttttttataattattatttattggctATGTAAAGGATGCATTCTTTTCCTGTAAACAGATGCAGAAGAGAACAGTCGGAGCGTCTGTTCACCTGTTCCTCTCGACTAATGCCCTGCACACCTGAGAACACCACGCCGtgtgatgatgaggatgaggatgatgatgtcattaataacactGCGACAGAAGACTCATGTCTACATGTGTGTGATGAAGCAGTGATGTGTAGAAGCTTACGTTCAGCTCGACGGCCGATCGCTCCACGGGGGGGTAGAGACTGAGGGCCAGGTCATCAACACTAACCACACACAACACAAGCATCGTTATCACACTCTggagaaactgtgtgtgtgtgtgtgtgtgtgtgagagagagacagagagagagagagagtgagtgagtgagtgagtgagtgagtgagtgagtgagtgtgtgtgtgagagagagagagagagagggagagtgagtgagtgtgtgtgtgtgtgagagagagagagagagagggagagtgagtgagtgtgtgtgtgtgtgtgagagagagagagagagagagagagagtgagtgtgtgtgtgagagagagggagagaaagagagtgagtgtgtgtgtgtgtgagagagagagagagagagagagagagtgagtgagtgagtgtgtgtgtgagagagagagagagagagagagagagtgtgtgtgtgagagagagggagagaaagagagtgagtgtgtgtgtgtgtgagagagagagagagagagagagagagtgagtgagtgagtgtgtgtgtgagagagagagagagagagagggagagtgagtgagtgagtgtgtgtgtgtgtgagagagagagagagagagagtgagtgtgtgtgtgagagagagggagagaaagagagtgagtgtgtgtgtgtgtgagagagagagagagagagagagtgagtgagtgagtgtgtgtgtgagagagagagagagagagagggagagtgagtgagtgagtgtgtgtgtgtgtgtgagagagagagagagagagggagagagagtgagtgagtgtgtgtgtgtgtgtgagagagagagagagagagagtgagtgtgtgtgtgtgtgagagagagagagggagagagagtgagtgagtgagtgagtgagtgagtgagtgagtgagtgtgtgtgtgagagagagagagagagggagagtgagtgagtgagtgagtgagtgagtgtgtgtgtgtgagagagagagagagagagagagagagggagagtgagtgagtgagtgtgtgtgtgtgtgtgagagagagagagagagagagagagtgagtgtgtgtgtgtgtgtgtgtgtgtgtgagagagagagagggagagagagtgagtgtgtgtgtgtgtgagagagagagagtgagagagagagagtgagtgtgtgtgtgagagagagggagagaaagagagtgagtgtgtgtgtgtgagagagagagagagagagagagagagagagagagagtgagtgtgtttgtgtgtgtgagagagagagagagagagagagagagagtgagtgtgtttgtgtgtgtgtgtgtgtgtgtgtgtgagagagagagagagagagagggggagagagagagagagagagagagagagtgagtgtgtgtgtgagagagagggagagaagagagtgagtgtgtgtgtgtgtgagagagagagagagagagagagagagagagagagtgtgtgtgtgtgtgtgtgagagagagagagagagagagagagagggggagagagagagagagagagtgagtgtgtgtgtgagagagagagagagagagagagagagagagagtgagtgtgtgtgtgagagagagagagagagagtgagtgtgtgtgagagagagagagagagagagagagagagagagagtgtgtgtgtgtgtgtgtgtgtgagagagagagagagagtgtgtgtgtgtatgtgggtgtgtgagagagagagagagtgtgtgtgtgtgtgtgtgtgtgagagagagagagagagagtgtgtgtgtgtgtatgtgggtgtgtgagagagagagagagagagtgtgtgtgtgtgtgtgtgtgtgagagagagagagagagagagtgtgtgtgtatgtgggtgtgtgagagaggagagagagagagagtgtgtgtgtgtgtgtatgtgggtgtgtgagagagagagagagagtgtgggtgtgtgagagagagagagagaggtgtgtgtgtgtgtgtgtgtgtgtgtgagagagagagagagagagagtgtgtgtgtgtgtgagagagagagagagtgtggtgtgtgtgagagagagagagagagagtgagtgtgggtgtgtgtgagagagagagagagagagagtgtgtgtgtgtgtgagagagagagagagtgtgggtgtgtgagagagaggagagagagagagagtgtgtgggtgtgtgagagagtgagagagagagagagtgtgtgggtgtgtgagagagagagagagagtgtgtgtgtgtgtgggagaggagagaggagtgtgggtgtgtgtgagagagagagagagtgtgtgtgtgtgtgtgtgtgagagagagagagagagagagtgtgtgtgtgtatgtgggtgtgtgagagagagagagagtgtgggtgtgtgagagagagagagtgagagagagagagtgtgtgtgtgtgtgagagagagagagagtgtgggtgtgtgtgagagagagagagagagtgtgtgtgtgtgtgtgtgtgtgagagagagagagagagagagtgtgtgtgtgtatgtgggtgtgtgagagagagagagagtgtgggtgtgtgagagagagagagagagagagagagagtgtgtgtgtgtgtgagagagagagagagagagtgtgtgtgtgtgtgagagagagagagagagagagagtgtgtgtgtatgtggggtgtgtgagagagagagagagagtgtgtgtgtgtatgtgggtgtgtgagagagagagagagagtgtgtgtgtgtatgtgggtgtgtgagagagagagagagagagagtgtgtgtgtgtatgtgggtgtgtgagagagagagagagagagagtgtgtgtgtgtatgtgggtgtgtgagagagagagagagagagtgtgggtgtgtgagagagagagagagagagagagtgtgtgtgtgtatgtgggtgtgtgagagagagagagagtgtgtgtgtgtgtgtgtgtgtgagagagagagagagagagagagagagtgtgtgtgtgagagagagagagagagagagtgtgtgtgtgtgtgtgtgagagagagagagagtgtgtgtgtgtatgtgggtgtgtgagagagagagagagagagagagtgtgtgtgtgtatgtgggtgtgtgagagagagagagagagtgtgtgtgtgtgtgtgtgtgagagagagagagtgtgtgtgtgtgtgtgtgagagagagagagagtgtgtgtgtgtatgtgggtgtgtgagagagagagagagagagagtgtgtgtgtgtatgtgggtgtgtgagagagagagagagtgtgggtgtgtgagagagagagagagagagagtgtgtgtgtgtatgtgggtgtgtgagagagagagagagagagtgtgtgtgtgtgtgtgtgtgagagagagagagagagagagagtgtgtgtgtgtgtgtgagagagagagagagagagagtgtgtgtgtgtatgtgggtgtgtgagagagagagagagagagagagtgtgtgtgtgtgtgtgagagagagagatagagagagagtgtgtgtgtgtgtgtgtgtgagagagagagagagagagtgtgtgtgtgtatgtgggtgtgtgagagagagagagagagagagagtgtgtgtatgtgggtgtgtgagtagttacactactgttcaagtcttgatttactgctcaagaaacatttctgattattatcaatgttgaacacaataatatttctgtggaaactgtgatgcattttattttccaggattcacagatgaacagaaagttcaaaagaacagcatttatttgaaatagacaacATTATagttgtctttactgtcacttttgatcaagttaatgcagccttgatgaataaaagttaaagtttcttaaaagaaaagaaatcttactacttcaaactaaattaaatgattattattgttaataacattcaaaacaataataaactgaagCAAGAATCATAGAAATTCGAATCGATCGGTTCCTTCACTTTATACTTCAGCTACGAGATTCTGTGTGCTCTGTAGCTCGTGTGATGGTCTCACCTCGGACTGATGTCTCTCGCTGCATCTGTGAGAGCGTCCAGCTGCGTGACCTTCTCCTCCGTCTCCAGGCTGCCGTTGTTTCTGACGGCGGAGCAGAGTTTGCGCAGACTCGCTCCAGACGCCTTCATCAGCCCCTGACACTGAGTGACCAGCAGCCGGTCCGCCTCGGACCAGTGCGTGTCCTGatgaccttcatcatcatcatcatctaacaCAGCTCCAAACGGGTCCTGAGCCTCGGCCAGAGCCTGAAGAGAGAACAGAGGCAGCTCTCTTCAACACCGACACAAGCAACAATCTTCATTTAGTGATAAGACCGTTCTGAATGATCTCTGACCTGCTCCATCTCCTCCAGAGCATCCTTCACCAAACCAGCACACGATATCAAGACGCTCAGCACAGCACTGCGGTTATCTGAGAGATCAGGACAGACATCAGTAAAACTGATGGTTCTTTATGATCACGCAGATAAACTGAATATGATATAATGTCACAAATGTTTCTTGTCTCTCAGTTAGTAGCCCTCGGACCTTTGGGCAGCTGGTCAAACTGGTCACACGCGGCCCAGACGCCTCCGGTGGACATCAGCTGCTCCTGCGAGAGACTGAGGAGAACACACGAATCATTCAGACTCACCGGAGACCGCACTCAGTGCAGTGAAACCATACGAGTATAATACTGTATAACCTTTCTCCAGGAGAGGAGAGGATGGCCTCCAGCAGGTGAACGAGTCCATCCAGAACCTCGGCCGTCGCGTCCCTGACCACCTTCCTCAGAGAAACTCCTGCAGAGAACAAGAGCTTCTGTACTCTGAGCTATCTAGAGACGTGAGCGTGCTGCAGCGTCAGGGTCACGCTCACCTTGGCTCGCTGGTAACCAGAAGTAAACCGTAGACAAGGTCAGCACGCTCTTCTGAACAGATTCAGATATCTTCACACAGTCCTGGAGTCAGAAGAACAAGATCAACACTGTTACAGACACAGAAGCACAGGCCAGCACAGGTCATGTGCTCATACACTACAGGGGTCAAAGGTCAGTCTGATGGGGTCAGACGCACCTCCTGTGACGGAGCCTTCGAGAACATCACACTGAGTTTTGTTGCTTCTTGAGATGTTGATTTTACAGCTTCACCTGCGAAAAGAGAAGAACATGATTTAAAGTCATCATGAAGTCAGATAATAATCAGATGATAATCAGAGGAAGGTCACAAACACTGAACTCAGAGTCTCCCAGAAGTTTGACAAGCTGAACGCGCCGCTGCATTCATTCGACTCTCCatctgaaaacaaacacacacacacacacacaaatacacaaacatatacacacacagacagacacacacagacacacacacacatacataaacacacagacacacacaaacacaaacatacacacacacacacacgcacgcacgcacacacacacacacacacacacacacacacacacacacacacacacacacacacacacacacacacacacacacacacacacacacacacacacaacatatacgcacacaaacacacacattacagtcTGTTTAACACGAGTGTCTGTGGCACTGTTAGCTGTTAGCcgtcacacaaacacagataaaGTCTGGTATTAAATAAAGTGACAGGATCCCATCACTGTACCTCTCACTCGATCCCTGCTGCATTTCACGGAGTTACAGAGGTTTCGTAACGGCATCAGAACATCTGGACGCGGCTGATCGGCGCTCATGACTCGCGTCTGTCTCGTGGATCCGCGGAACTAATGTCAGGCGGAACGAAAGATCGAGTTAACGTCGCGCCGGAATGAATCTGAGGTGCACCGTAGGGGTGATTTGAACCGACCATGCTTAGAGTTGTtaaaaatagtataaataaaaaattgtgtttacATCTGAATGTGCGGTTTTAATCGTTAAATAAAAGCCTCAATTAAAGAAAGACGCTGTCAGAGCTCGTGTACAGGAGGGGCTTGTCCGGCAGGTGGCGCTCGACGACAGATAAACCAGTTTAACTGCCTAACTAGACTTTAAACCGCTTTAACTGCTTTAAACCAGCACTTTAATTAATAAGATAAAAGTTCCTAAAAACCACCACCGATTTTCCCAACATGATGTTAACCATATTCCACTCTGGAGTGGCCTAACATGTCcaaatactattaaaatgaatataattcaGTCACACGATTTAAAATAGAGCTAAAATAGGCATGTTATTATTATCCCTGTATACATAATTGATTTGAATAAAGACACAGTTTAACAGGAAGACGCTTTAAAACAATATGTAACATAGTGTAGAATATGTAGAAGTCAATTATTGGAGTTATGTTCATGTAAACATGGAATCCTTTTCTGTGAATTGCTCTGATATTTCTATATATCCTGTAAATgatttgaagtgaagtgacattcagccaagtatggtgacccatactcagaatttgtgctctgcatttaacccatccgaaatgcacacacacagagcagtgaacacacacacacacactgtgaacacacacccggagcagtgggaagccatttatgctgcggcgcccggggagcagttgggggttcgatgccttgctcaagggcacctaagtcgtggtatttcAGATCACAAGATAGTAAACCAGCTGCAGCACCGAGGAGATCTTTCTGAGCAGATGCTTTCATTGAACTGCATCAAATATTCAACAGATCTCTGGTGTTTGATTTCACTGCATGTTCATAATGATCTCAGGGAgactttgattgacaggtgaaggcacacacacacacacagctgttcattgACTGTGTTTATCAGATGTGTTGTAAAAGTCCTCGGGTCATTATCTGTGGTGTTTTGCAGTGACTGGAGGTTGATCAGTAGAGGGTCTTCTTCAGATAAGAGGGGCACGTCCTGTTCTTCATGTGCACAGCTCACAGCACGTCTCACTCCTCCACAAACATCAGCGGAATATCCTCAAGATGATGTGCAGAAGAAAGGCCAAATTGCTTTGTTAAATCACAATTCCAGTTCTACATAAAATATAGCCGAAATTCTCTATGCATCGAGATACGAACGTTTTTGCAGTAACGTTAATTCATAGAGCATTTGTTCAAAGTTTTCTGGTCTATAATGATGTTCTCAAATTGTAAGCACATAAAGGTTATTTATAGATCGTTTTGGAACTTGTGTCTAAAACGTTTATGTTGGACGTTCttctaaaatttaaaaatgttacaacTTGCAACAAAGTAACGTTCTGGTAAAGTCTGAAAGTCAAAATGATACAGTAGAACATTCCCTTAACGTTTGCGTAACCAGGacgcatttaaaaaaacaatgcttAAAAAACTCAACGCTAGAAATAACTTTTTCAAAACTTAACTGAAAAATTAGAAAatgttcttagaaaaaaaaaatgatatgtgCTGTCTAATAAATGAATTTCTAGCCTACTGCTGATTTTTAGAAGGAAgtttgcctttttttctttttctgataaTTGATTTATTGGGATTTCTTGTATTTGACCTTTTCGCATATGAGCAGAGCACAACACATTTCAGATTAAAACTGTTGTTTACTAGTGCTTCGTCACAATCAGCTCACTTTATCTGATAAGAGAAATCTTGACACTTATTTGGAAACAGACATGACAGACATTGTGTTAAATGCATGCAAACACAAGCAGTATGTTATTTTAACATGATATGAGTGCTCATGTTTGAATAATTCATCACACGATCAAGTGTCTTTAATCGGTGCTGAGCAAGAGTCCAGGCGAGCCTCCAGCTCACCGACCAATCAGCGGCGGGGCCGCGCGTGACGTCACCGCGCGATGCTGCATGTTACACTGTTGCATCACACCGGAGCGGATCAAAGgtgggtttggtgtgtgtgtgtgtcgtataTATAAGACCGAGAGTCCACACAATGAGCAGAACACTGATGACCCTCCTCATCCTCACTGACTGATGAAGAGCTGCTCTATCAACTCACTTCTACTACACTAAAGGTAAAACTCGTGTTGAATTCTGTATTAACATTATTGCTGTACTCTATTGaatatttaaatgtcatatttgtaatttaataatattttatagcaTGTGTGAAATTCATTGTCAGAGTGTTTTTCATGAGctgctctgctctgtgtgtttgtgctgcagGCTCCCGTGTGGCCCCTGGACTCCTCTGTGTGTTTACCGCGGTAAAGGCTCTCTCAGCATCATGCCTCCTCAGCTGCAGTCAGGGAAGCAGCCCAGTGCTCGTGTGCTGCAGGGCGACCTGGCGTCTCTGAGCGCGCCCCTGCGAGAGTTCATCGAGAGCAGTGTGAGTCTGTGTCAGCCGGACGCTCTGCACATCTGTGACGGCTCCGAGGAGGAGAACCGCTCCGTCCTGCGTCTCCTGGAGGAGCAGGGAGTCATCAAGAGACTCGGCAAATACAGAGACTGGTacgatcacacaaacacacaccacagaAGCAGAACCCCAGAGTGACTTCAATCACACTGGTACACACTGGTACTGGGCCACATCATATTTTGATATAGTTATTGGAAAGGTTATGGAGTCTTTCATGAGTAACAGACAAACAACAGAAGACATTTGCAAGTTGCTCTTTTCCAGTGCTCTTTTTGTTTTCTATGTTATAAAATTATAAGTTATTAACAATCATTATCAAGGACAGTTACTCTGGCCACTGCTCTGTCAGATACTGATTCATCAATAATACTACGGCTCAGAAATTTGTGCTTtgctaaaaaaaatgtgttcctggtcaaaaatgaGCAGTCCAGCCTTTGAAACATATCTTATAGATCTCTCATTATGTTGTATTATCACCAAATATTGAATTCAatcttgtgttttttgtttctttgtggataattttggcaATATTAACTCATAAACTGAGGTTGGACCAATGATGCCCACGATCAAGAAGAAGCAAAACCTGTGAtaaaagctgataaaaaaaattcacaataatatagcataataagacattttttttgcatgcattttcagaaataaatataatcctctctgggtcaaaatgactgaaatgaaGGTTAGATATCACTGTACTCAAAAACTGAGTTTGATGTCCAAGTGGAAGGAGTTCTCTGATGTGACTCAGTGATGTGTGACGTGTGTGTCTGCAGCTGGCTAGCGCGCACAGACCCGCGAGACGTGGCTCGTGTGGAGAGTAAGACAGTGATCGTGACGGCGCAGCGGCGAGACACGGTTCCCTCTCGGAGAGACGGCGGCGTCAGTCAGCTCGGACGCTGGATGTCCCCGGAGGAATGGGACAAAGCCATGAACCTGCGCTTCCCGGGATGCATGAAAGGTAGAGAAGCAGCAGACGCTCAGGCTGCAGTGATAATGTGTCGTCACATGATgttaagcgtgtgtgtgtgtgtgtgtgcaggtcgtGTGATGTATGTGATCCCGTTCAGCATGGGCCCCGTGGGCTCTCCACTCTCTAAGATTGGTGTGGAGCTGACCGACTCTCCGTATGTGGTGGCCAGCATGAGGATCATGAGCCGTGTGGGTAAAGCCGTGCTGACCGCGCTGGGGAACGGAGAGTTTGTGAGGTGTCTGCACTCGGTCGGCTGCCCGCTGCCACTCAAGAGTAAGAGCTCATCACTCAACCGTCTGACTTCCCATCAGTCCTTCAGAGCAGAGACTGACGCTCATGTTCTGTGTTTAGAGCCGCTGGTCAATAACTGGCCGTGTAACCCTGACCTCACGCTCATCGCTCACATCCCTGACCAGAGGAGGATCGTGTCGTTCGGCAGCGGATACGGAGGAAACTCACTTCTGGGGAAGAAGTGCTTCGCTCTCCGTATCGCGTCCCGCATCGCTAAAGAGGAGGGCTGGCTGGCCGAACACATGCTGGTCAGTCAGAAACACAGCTAGAGACAGACTCAGTCCAGACCAGCACATGTTATGCTGctaatatgttaaaaataaggtggataggaTCATGCAAAGCAAAATAATTTGAATTGTCTTGCAAAAACAGATGAATCAAAAAAATGCTTCAATGCACTCTTTCTGCCAAATGTaaacttaatgcattaaaattgaaAGCAAAGGAGGAAGTAAATATGAGCAGATGcataatcactttaatgtgaATAATGAACTGATTTATTGAATGAAGATTGACTTGTATGTGTTATGTGTTCCTGGAGATTCTGGGCATCACTAACCCGGCGGGACAGAAGAAGTACTTCGCCGCAGCGTTCCCGAGCGCCTGTGGAAAGACCAACCTGGCCATGATGAAGCCGTCGCTGCCGGGCTGGAAGGTGGAGTGTGTCGGGGACGACATCGCCTGGATGAAGTTTGACAAAGAAGGTACAGATCAATGATGCTCAAACACATCACACCATGTTGCTTTCACTCGTTCTTTAACGTTCTCTTTTGTCGTGTTTGAAGGCAATCTCAGAGCCATCAACCCAGAGAACGGCTTCTTCGGTGTGGCTCCAGGAACCTCCACCAAGACCAACCCCAACGCCATGGCCACCATCCGCCAGAACACCATCTTCACCAACGTGGCCGAGACCAGCGAGGGCGGCGTGTACTGGGAGGGCATGGACGAGGATCTGCCGGCCGGCGTGACGCTGACCTCCTGGAAGAACCAGCGCTGGACGGCGGAGGACGGTAGGTCTCGGTCTCATAGCTTCTCGTTCTGGTCTCGTCCTGCTCCTCATGTTCTGCGTGTGTCCTCCAGGAGAACCCTGCGCTCATCCCAACTCACGCTTCTGCACGCCGGCCGCTCAGTGTCCCATCATCGACCCGCAGTGGGAGTCTCCCGAAGGCGTCCCCATCGAGGCGGTGATCTTCGGCGGCCGGCGTCCGCAGGGAGTCCCTCTGGTGTACGAGGCCTTCAGCTGGGCTCACGGGGTGTTTGTGGGAGCCGCGATGAGATCCGAAGCCACGGCGGCCGCTGAGCACAACGGTGAGATCAGGGTGTTTAATGCACTACTGAGAGCTCAGAGACTGTGCATCAGGGGCATACGCTTTTGTTCAAGCCCTTTGTTCACATTATttcaacatattttttaaataattgtgtttaACAGCAGAATATGTAGTAAAAACTACATTGCCCATTATGCAGTTTagagaaacaaaaatgaaatcacATCAAAAGAACTAAATCCTAGTGTGTATATATAGCCGTAAACGTATTgcaaaacatataaatatataaaaaatatattgtttctatataaaaattataatatgcctatagtatatttatttatatttatatatatatatatatatgcatattttgcaataaacttattacaaaacataatgtatattgtttttatagATTCAAT
This is a stretch of genomic DNA from Carassius carassius chromosome 10, fCarCar2.1, whole genome shotgun sequence. It encodes these proteins:
- the ccndbp1 gene encoding cyclin-D1-binding protein 1 homolog, which produces MSADQPRPDVLMPLRNLCNSVKCSRDRVRDGESNECSGAFSLSNFWETLSEAVKSTSQEATKLSVMFSKAPSQEDCVKISESVQKSVLTLSTVYFWLPASQGVSLRKVVRDATAEVLDGLVHLLEAILSSPGESLSQEQLMSTGGVWAACDQFDQLPKDNRSAVLSVLISCAGLVKDALEEMEQALAEAQDPFGAVLDDDDDEGHQDTHWSEADRLLVTQCQGLMKASGASLRKLCSAVRNNGSLETEEKVTQLDALTDAARDISPSVDDLALSLYPPVERSAVELNVCKLVCVLKKVLEITRSSHVCVEADVSWVEFLSGAVEHNLQKITSLLRDCGS
- the pck1 gene encoding phosphoenolpyruvate carboxykinase, cytosolic [GTP] translates to MPPQLQSGKQPSARVLQGDLASLSAPLREFIESSVSLCQPDALHICDGSEEENRSVLRLLEEQGVIKRLGKYRDCWLARTDPRDVARVESKTVIVTAQRRDTVPSRRDGGVSQLGRWMSPEEWDKAMNLRFPGCMKGRVMYVIPFSMGPVGSPLSKIGVELTDSPYVVASMRIMSRVGKAVLTALGNGEFVRCLHSVGCPLPLKKPLVNNWPCNPDLTLIAHIPDQRRIVSFGSGYGGNSLLGKKCFALRIASRIAKEEGWLAEHMLILGITNPAGQKKYFAAAFPSACGKTNLAMMKPSLPGWKVECVGDDIAWMKFDKEGNLRAINPENGFFGVAPGTSTKTNPNAMATIRQNTIFTNVAETSEGGVYWEGMDEDLPAGVTLTSWKNQRWTAEDGEPCAHPNSRFCTPAAQCPIIDPQWESPEGVPIEAVIFGGRRPQGVPLVYEAFSWAHGVFVGAAMRSEATAAAEHNGKVIMHDPFAMRPFFGYNFGQYLSHWLSMEQRPDAKLPKIFHVNWFRKSSSGRFLWPGYGENIRVLEWMFGRIDGEAGAESTAVGFVPSAGALNLHGLPEDLDLRELFSIPADFWTREVEDIRAYFQREVNEDLPEEMQRQLEQLEQRVRRLESVHQTEELIF